Proteins co-encoded in one Acidobacteriota bacterium genomic window:
- a CDS encoding EF-hand domain-containing protein: MARFVTIAVSLLSLALSSCFLSKGQRFHHFTVETPVPKASVLVLGFMGGRTSWDDEREGVRKLALRLRQKELPLAVETVENKKRKLALQLIIQAFDKDGDGRLDREEKDAVRLVLYGQSFGGAAVVKLARQLHRRDIPVLLTVQVDSVGRGDAKIPPNVQAAANLYQDNGWFIEGEKPIVAEDPDRTRILGNFRFDYKDRDIDLSGVPWHKLIFRKAHAKMNLDPEVWNKVEELILDACQAGLSEPSRDQGDKR; this comes from the coding sequence ATGGCACGTTTCGTTACGATTGCGGTTTCGCTGCTGTCTTTGGCTCTTTCTAGTTGCTTTCTTTCCAAGGGACAGCGTTTCCATCACTTCACGGTCGAGACGCCGGTGCCCAAGGCCTCGGTTTTGGTGCTGGGGTTCATGGGAGGGCGCACATCCTGGGACGATGAAAGGGAAGGCGTGCGCAAGCTGGCCCTGCGGCTGCGCCAAAAGGAACTGCCGCTGGCGGTGGAAACGGTCGAGAACAAGAAGCGCAAACTGGCCCTGCAACTCATCATCCAAGCCTTCGACAAGGACGGCGACGGTCGCCTTGACAGAGAGGAGAAAGATGCCGTCCGTCTGGTTCTTTACGGACAGAGTTTCGGAGGTGCGGCGGTGGTCAAACTGGCTCGCCAGCTTCACCGCCGCGATATCCCCGTGCTGCTGACGGTGCAAGTCGACAGCGTCGGCAGGGGTGACGCCAAAATTCCTCCCAACGTCCAGGCAGCGGCCAATCTTTATCAGGACAACGGATGGTTTATCGAAGGCGAAAAACCCATCGTCGCCGAAGATCCTGATCGCACCCGAATCCTGGGCAATTTCCGCTTCGACTACAAGGACCGGGACATCGATCTCTCCGGCGTCCCCTGGCACAAACTCATCTTCCGCAAAGCCCACGCCAAAATGAACCTCGACCCCGAGGTATGGAATAAGGTGGAAGAATTGATTCTCGATGCGTGTCAGGCGGGTCTATCCGAGCCGTCCCGGGACCAGGGCGACAAGCGATAG
- a CDS encoding ion transporter gives MKHRQRAAWRERLYEVIFEADTPAGKWFDVGLLLAIVVSVAAVCLETVDSIERRYGSWLIAAEWFFTGLFTLEYVLRLIAVRSRLGYAFSFYGIVDLIAFLPSYFGLLTGGVTSFAVVRSFRLLRVFRILKLIHLTSESEHLGAAVWRSRAKVVVFLAVVMITVTIAGTAMYEVESFYAGPQSQFTSIPQSIYWAIITMTTVGYGDIVPTTSLGKVLSALLILVGYSLIIVPTGFVSAEIIESRRKKGLSTQTCPYCLAEAHQSDAIFCRRCGKPL, from the coding sequence GCGCGGCCTGGAGAGAGCGGCTCTACGAAGTGATCTTCGAGGCCGACACGCCTGCCGGCAAGTGGTTCGATGTGGGGCTGCTGCTGGCCATCGTCGTCAGCGTGGCCGCGGTGTGCCTGGAGACGGTCGACAGCATCGAGCGACGCTACGGAAGCTGGCTGATCGCTGCCGAGTGGTTCTTTACCGGGCTCTTCACGCTCGAGTACGTCCTGCGCTTGATCGCCGTCCGCAGCCGGCTCGGATATGCCTTCAGCTTTTACGGCATTGTCGACTTAATCGCTTTCCTGCCCTCCTATTTCGGGCTTCTGACCGGCGGAGTCACCTCTTTCGCCGTGGTGCGGTCCTTTCGCCTGCTGCGGGTCTTCCGCATCCTCAAGCTGATTCACCTGACCAGCGAGTCGGAACACCTGGGCGCCGCCGTCTGGCGCTCGCGGGCCAAGGTCGTGGTCTTCCTGGCCGTGGTCATGATCACTGTGACCATCGCCGGCACGGCCATGTACGAAGTCGAGAGCTTCTACGCGGGGCCGCAGAGCCAATTCACTTCCATCCCTCAATCCATCTACTGGGCCATCATCACCATGACCACCGTCGGCTACGGAGACATCGTGCCTACAACCAGTCTGGGGAAGGTGCTCTCGGCCCTCTTGATCCTGGTGGGCTACAGCCTGATCATCGTCCCCACCGGCTTCGTCTCGGCCGAGATCATCGAGTCCCGCCGCAAGAAGGGGCTTTCGACTCAAACCTGCCCCTATTGCCTGGCTGAGGCTCACCAAAGTGATGCGATCTTCTGCCGCCGCTGCGGCAAGCCGCTATAA